A genome region from Taeniopygia guttata chromosome 18, bTaeGut7.mat, whole genome shotgun sequence includes the following:
- the MTNAP1 gene encoding mitochondrial nucleoid-associated protein 1 isoform X1: protein MAAGPGAGPELCPHCRRPFKRLRAHLPHCRAAPAASPRPGPGSKPGSSPQPSAATGSKPGSSPQPSAATGSKPGSSPQPSAATGSGPGSSPQPSAATGSGPVPSPAPGSKPGSSPQLSAATGSGPVPSPAPGPRPAAGPGTRSGSRAVRDVARSLDLRPEEVRDVPRKLQKGVKVVIEKHRARVLREKEPRSRGERTEPGPAPHPQRRETAPKSTSNERRSRAALGSGTGSSKGKASSLKAAKTLQEPAESRNSPGDLVQQEGREKLGTGGEQVRLEVEAGSDLPAGALHPGMLHLSPALGAGGRGTPRNELSLREPRAGGQRVPEPGPSAGTAPQLDPLHTPQTQRPCSGHASGSSARAGPAGLEWFPDLYPDWEQLRTFPGKRFHEDVRIRAETPKGGLAQGQRGPLWERPLMEVRLGELPSWISTCSFSPQGLLAAVHRAWSSYCAKYIHVKQGGPAGISMLLAGYCLLSYGWNYQHLSKTSYFRSSSFCNTWKALFNVPVN, encoded by the exons ATggcggcgggaccgggagcggggccggagctGTGCCCGCACTGCCGGCGGCCCTTCAAGCGGCTCCGCGCGCACCTCCCGCACTGCCGGGCCGCGCCGGCAGCGAGCCCCCGCCCGGGCCCCGGCAGCAAACCGGGATCGAGCCCACAGCCCTCCGCCGCCACCGGCAGCAAACCGGGATCGAGCCCACAGCCCTCCGCCGCCACCGGCAGCAAACCGGGATCGAGCCCACAGCCCTCCGCCGCCACCGGCAGCGGCCCGGGATCGAGCCCACAGCCCTCCGCCGCCACCGGCAGCGGCcccgtgcccagcccagcccccggcAGCAAACCGGGATCGAGCCCGCAGCTCTCCGCCGCCACCGGCAGCGGCCcggtgcccagcccagccccgggtccccgcccggccgccggccccgggaCAAGGAGCGGGTCCCGCGCGGTGCGGGACGTGGCCCGGAGCCTGGACCTGCGGCCCGAGGAGGTGCGGGACGTGCCCAGGAAGCTGCAGAAGGGGGTGAAGGTGGTGATCGAGAAGCACCGAGCCCGGGTGCTCCGGGAGAAGGAGCCGCGGAGCCGCGGGGAACGGACggagcccggccccgctccccacCCGCAGCGCCGCGAAACCGCCCCAAAATCCACGAGCAACGAGAGGCGGAGccgggcagccctggggagcgGGACTGGGAGCTCCAAGGGAAAAGCAAGCAGCTTGAAGGCAGCAAAGACACTTCAAGAGCCCGCTgagagcaggaacagccccgGTGACCTCGTccagcaggagggaagagagaaattaGGGACAGGGGGCGAGCAGGTGCGCCTGGAAGTTGAGGCAGGATCTGATCTCCCCGCGGGTGCTTTGCATCCCGGGATGCTCCATCTGTCACCGGCGCTCGGAGCTGGCGGCCGGGGCACACCCAGAAATGAGCTGAGCCTGCGGGAGCCGCGGGCCGGCGGGCAGCGAGTGCCCGAGCCCGGCCCGAGCGCGGGCACAGCCCCGCAGCTGGATCCGCTCCACACCCCCCAAACACAGCGCCCCTGCTCAGGGCACGCCTCTGGCAGCAGCGCCAGGGCCGGCCCCGCGGGCTTGGAGTGGTTTCCAGACTTGTATCCCGACTGGGAACAGCTGAGGACTTTTCCAGGGAAGCGTTTCCACGAAGATGTGAGGATCAGAGCGGAGACACCCAAGGGTGGCTTGGCACAGGGGCAGCGAG GTCCCCTCTGGGAGAGGCCCCTGATGGAGGTGAGGCTGGGCGAGCTGCCCTCCTGGATCAGCACCTGCAGCTTCtctccccaggggctgctggcagcagtgcaCAGAG CCTGGAGCAGTTATTGTGCCAAATACATCCACGTGAAGCAGGGGGGACCTGCTGGAATCTCCATGCTCCTGGCTGGGTACTGCCTGCTCAGCTATGGCTGGAACTATCAGCACCTCAGTAAGACTTCCTATTTCAGGAGTTCTTCCTTCTGCAACACTTGGAAAGCCTTATTTAACGTTCCTGTTAATTAA
- the MTNAP1 gene encoding mitochondrial nucleoid-associated protein 1 isoform X2, whose product MAAGPGAGPELCPHCRRPFKRLRAHLPHCRAAPAASPRPGPGSKPGSSPQPSAATGSKPGSSPQPSAATGSKPGSSPQPSAATGSGPGSSPQPSAATGSGPVPSPAPGSKPGSSPQLSAATGSGPVPSPAPGPRPAAGPGTRSGSRAVRDVARSLDLRPEEVRDVPRKLQKGVKVVIEKHRARVLREKEPRSRGERTEPGPAPHPQRRETAPKSTSNERRSRAALGSGTGSSKGKASSLKAAKTLQEPAESRNSPGDLVQQEGREKLGTGGEQVRLEVEAGSDLPAGALHPGMLHLSPALGAGGRGTPRNELSLREPRAGGQRVPEPGPSAGTAPQLDPLHTPQTQRPCSGHASGSSARAGPAGLEWFPDLYPDWEQLRTFPGKRFHEDVRIRAETPKGGLAQGQRGPLWERPLMEVRLGELPSWISTCSFSPQGLLAAVHRAWSSYCAKYIHVKQGGPAGISMLLAGYCLLSYGWNYQHLKRHRWRKYH is encoded by the exons ATggcggcgggaccgggagcggggccggagctGTGCCCGCACTGCCGGCGGCCCTTCAAGCGGCTCCGCGCGCACCTCCCGCACTGCCGGGCCGCGCCGGCAGCGAGCCCCCGCCCGGGCCCCGGCAGCAAACCGGGATCGAGCCCACAGCCCTCCGCCGCCACCGGCAGCAAACCGGGATCGAGCCCACAGCCCTCCGCCGCCACCGGCAGCAAACCGGGATCGAGCCCACAGCCCTCCGCCGCCACCGGCAGCGGCCCGGGATCGAGCCCACAGCCCTCCGCCGCCACCGGCAGCGGCcccgtgcccagcccagcccccggcAGCAAACCGGGATCGAGCCCGCAGCTCTCCGCCGCCACCGGCAGCGGCCcggtgcccagcccagccccgggtccccgcccggccgccggccccgggaCAAGGAGCGGGTCCCGCGCGGTGCGGGACGTGGCCCGGAGCCTGGACCTGCGGCCCGAGGAGGTGCGGGACGTGCCCAGGAAGCTGCAGAAGGGGGTGAAGGTGGTGATCGAGAAGCACCGAGCCCGGGTGCTCCGGGAGAAGGAGCCGCGGAGCCGCGGGGAACGGACggagcccggccccgctccccacCCGCAGCGCCGCGAAACCGCCCCAAAATCCACGAGCAACGAGAGGCGGAGccgggcagccctggggagcgGGACTGGGAGCTCCAAGGGAAAAGCAAGCAGCTTGAAGGCAGCAAAGACACTTCAAGAGCCCGCTgagagcaggaacagccccgGTGACCTCGTccagcaggagggaagagagaaattaGGGACAGGGGGCGAGCAGGTGCGCCTGGAAGTTGAGGCAGGATCTGATCTCCCCGCGGGTGCTTTGCATCCCGGGATGCTCCATCTGTCACCGGCGCTCGGAGCTGGCGGCCGGGGCACACCCAGAAATGAGCTGAGCCTGCGGGAGCCGCGGGCCGGCGGGCAGCGAGTGCCCGAGCCCGGCCCGAGCGCGGGCACAGCCCCGCAGCTGGATCCGCTCCACACCCCCCAAACACAGCGCCCCTGCTCAGGGCACGCCTCTGGCAGCAGCGCCAGGGCCGGCCCCGCGGGCTTGGAGTGGTTTCCAGACTTGTATCCCGACTGGGAACAGCTGAGGACTTTTCCAGGGAAGCGTTTCCACGAAGATGTGAGGATCAGAGCGGAGACACCCAAGGGTGGCTTGGCACAGGGGCAGCGAG GTCCCCTCTGGGAGAGGCCCCTGATGGAGGTGAGGCTGGGCGAGCTGCCCTCCTGGATCAGCACCTGCAGCTTCtctccccaggggctgctggcagcagtgcaCAGAG CCTGGAGCAGTTATTGTGCCAAATACATCCACGTGAAGCAGGGGGGACCTGCTGGAATCTCCATGCTCCTGGCTGGGTACTGCCTGCTCAGCTATGGCTGGAACTATCAGCACCTCA AGCGGCACCGCTGGCGAAAATACCActga
- the CPSF4L gene encoding putative cleavage and polyadenylation specificity factor subunit 4-like protein, whose product MMQELVAGVEKIRFDSEPDVEGLGAQPLPFPGMDRLGQWDRAGAVGQAGAVGQGWAVGQAGGDRAVPGVQGHPRHGGDKPAVCKHWLRGLCRRGEGCDFLHDYDATRMPECYFYSKFGECSNKDCPFLHVGATASALGCPWYDRGFCRHGPLCKYKHTRRVMCANYLVGFCPEGPKCKFVHLKAGLMTSSTDPSKDAGCPWGLVQRDLAAAERGGEHVPPKEPPPRGTQPLAARLWDSSGCPPSPQSLLGGGTCSKVRDFGEWEGWEQQSHLGGRMRGRGAVGILRVLPKQPL is encoded by the exons atgATGCAGGAGCTGGTGGCTGGCGTGGAGAAGATCAGGTTTGACTCAGAGCCTGATGTGGAGGGGCTcggagctcagcccctgcccttCCCGGGGATGGACA ggctggggcagtgggacagggctggggcagtgggacaggctggggcagtgggacagggctgggcagtgggACAGGCTGGCGGTGACAGGgctgtcccaggtgtgcaggGCCACCCCCGGCACGGCGGGGACAAGCCCGCGGTGTGCAAGCATTGGCTGCGAGGGCTCTGCCGGAGGGGCGAAGGCTGCGACTTTCTGCACGACTACGATGCCACCAGGATGCCCGAGTGCTATTTCTACTCCAAGTTCG GTGAGTGCAGCAACAAGGACTGTCCCTTCCTGCACGTCGGTGCCACCGCCAgtgccctgggctgtccctggtACGACCGTGGCTTCTGCAGGCACg GTCCCCTGTGCAAGTACAAGCACACGAGAAGGGTGATGTGTGCCAACTACCTGGTGGGCTTCTGCCCGGAGGGACCCAAGTGCAAATTCGTGCA CCTCAAGGCCGGGCTGATGACGAGCAGCACAGACCCATCCAAG GACGCTGGATGTCCATGGGGGCTGGTTCAGCGGgatctggctgctgcagagaggggaGGTGAGCATGTGCCACCCAAGGAGCCACCTCCACGTGGcacccagcccctggcagctcGTCTGTGGGACAGCAGTGGCTGCCCCCCGAGCCCACAGAGCCTGCTGGGAGGAGGCACCTGCTCCAAGGTGAGAGATTTTGGGGAATGGGAAGGCTGGGAACAGCAGTCTCACCTTGGAGGGAGGATGAGGGGCAGAGGTGCTGTGGGGATTCTCAGAGTGCTCCCAAAACAGCCTCTTTGA
- the CDC42EP4 gene encoding cdc42 effector protein 4, whose translation MPILKQLVSNSAHSKRRSRADLTAEMISAPLGDFRHTMHVGRAGDAFGDTSFLTSKAGEPVPEAGEELGASKPGLLSRRFRSSKRSQSVTRGDRRDMLGSLRDSALFVKNAVSLPQLNEKDADRSAGQLPKSLSSSPVKKLPEEMSPEEQQRPNGAAAGPLSPGLDERDFGDITDLPVVVAKGGAGLKHAESIMSFHIDLGPSMLGDVLSIMDKDQWEQDEDPEAEESREEEEEEEEEEEGEPTPPGSPLVAVAALPSQSPACGAGGRSPRDSSSVSSRTSGPEERSPVPRPPSQRGGPLKRPDKEFSFADEDDDEIRV comes from the coding sequence ATGCCGATCCTCAAGCAGCTCGTGTCCAACTCGGCGCACTCCAAGCGCCGCTCGCGGGCCGACCTGACGGCCGAGATGATCAGCGCACCCCTGGGGGACTTCCGCCACACCATGCACGTGGGGCGCGCCGGGGACGCCTTTGGGGACACCTCCTTCCTCACCAGCAAGGCCGGGGAGCCGGTGCCGGAGGCGGGAGAGGAGCTGGGCGCCTCCAAGCCCGGCCTGCTGTCCCGCCGCTTCCGCAGCAGCAAGCGCTCGCAGTCGGTGACGCGCGGCGACCGGCGGGACATGCTGGGCTCGCTGCGGGACTCGGCGCTCTTCGTCAAGAACgccgtgtccctgccccagctcaacGAGAAGGACGCGGACAGGAGCGCGGGGCAGCTGCCCAAGagcctctcctccagccccgtGAAGAAGCTGCCCGAGGAGATGAGCCCCGAAGAGCAGCAGCGCCCGAacggggcggccgcggggccgctGAGCCCCGGCTTGGACGAGCGCGACTTCGGGGACATCACGGACCTGCCCGTGGTGGTGGCTAAGGGCGGCGCGGGCTTGAAGCACGCCGAGTCCATCATGTCCTTCCACATCGACCTGGGGCCCTCCATGCTCGGGGACGTGCTGAGCATCATGGATAAGGATCAGTGGGAGCAGGACGAAGATCCTGAGGCGGAGGAGAGCcgcgaggaggaggaggaggaggaggaggaggaggaaggggagccCACCCCGCCTGGCTCCCCGCTGGTGGCCGTGGCGGCCCTGCCGAGCCAGAGCCCGGCCTGTGGCGCCGGTGGCCgcagccccagggacagcagtTCCGTGTCCAGCCGCACCTCGGGGCCCGAGGAGCGCAGCCCCGTCCCCCGTCCCCCGAGCCAGCGGGGGGGACCCCTGAAACGCCCCGACAAGGAGTTCTCGTTCGCCGACGAGGATGACGACGAGATCCGGGTATAA